A single genomic interval of Lewinellaceae bacterium harbors:
- the bshC gene encoding bacillithiol biosynthesis cysteine-adding enzyme BshC, whose product MEICQLPFHKVPYLSQRDQAYTTGAPELRPFYKYEVALEAFAQVIEDKKKDNTDRASLVEVLREQYAGLETAQAVKDNIELLAKENTFTLVTAHQPSLFTGPLYYIYKIFSTINLAEKLNQHYPDQHFVPVFISGGEDHDFEEVNHFHLFGKSVEWQNDESGPVGMMKTGTLQTVLAETREILGESDRAEELYRMLEESVKNHSRYADTARHLANALFKAYGLVIIDMSHPGLKKLFIPYIKEEILEQPSKGLVEATVAELEKAGFSEQAYAREINFFYLGQELRQRERIVLENGRYQVLNTEFSFGREELIREIESHPERFSPNVVMRPVFQELALPNLAYIGGGGELAYWLERKSQFEHFGINYPMLVRRNSALFIDKGNAKRMEKLELSVEQVFGDIEALIKEYVRKNTENEISLSEEKAQLDALVKGIEQKAREVDPTLVKTAAAEGQKMINSMEQLEGKLMRAEKQRHDIAINQMRALKDKLFPGNGLQERYDNFMGFYLQYGQEFFEVLKRELDPLDKRFTVIVDR is encoded by the coding sequence AAAAAGGACAATACGGACCGGGCATCTCTGGTAGAGGTACTGCGGGAGCAATACGCCGGGCTGGAAACGGCCCAAGCCGTGAAAGACAACATCGAGTTGCTGGCCAAAGAGAATACTTTTACCTTGGTCACCGCCCATCAACCCAGCCTGTTTACCGGGCCGCTCTATTATATTTACAAGATATTCTCCACCATCAACCTGGCGGAAAAGCTCAACCAACACTACCCGGATCAGCATTTTGTGCCCGTTTTCATCAGCGGGGGCGAAGACCATGATTTTGAGGAGGTCAACCACTTTCATCTCTTCGGAAAATCGGTAGAATGGCAAAATGACGAATCCGGCCCGGTAGGCATGATGAAAACCGGCACCCTTCAAACGGTACTGGCCGAAACCAGAGAAATCCTGGGCGAATCGGACAGAGCAGAAGAGCTATACCGCATGCTTGAAGAATCGGTAAAGAACCACAGCCGTTACGCCGATACTGCCCGCCACCTGGCCAATGCCCTGTTCAAAGCATACGGGCTGGTCATCATCGACATGTCTCATCCGGGATTGAAAAAGCTTTTCATTCCCTACATCAAGGAAGAAATCCTGGAACAACCCTCCAAAGGGTTGGTGGAAGCTACTGTGGCGGAACTGGAAAAAGCAGGTTTTTCCGAACAAGCCTACGCCCGGGAGATCAACTTTTTCTACCTGGGGCAGGAACTGCGGCAACGCGAACGCATTGTGCTGGAAAACGGCCGATATCAGGTGCTGAACACCGAATTTTCCTTCGGCCGGGAAGAACTGATCCGGGAGATCGAATCCCATCCGGAGCGCTTCAGCCCCAACGTGGTGATGCGCCCCGTTTTTCAGGAACTGGCGCTGCCCAACCTCGCTTACATCGGCGGGGGCGGCGAGCTGGCCTACTGGCTGGAGCGAAAGAGCCAGTTCGAACACTTCGGCATCAACTACCCCATGCTGGTGCGCCGCAATTCGGCCCTCTTTATTGACAAGGGCAATGCCAAACGGATGGAGAAGCTCGAACTGTCCGTTGAGCAGGTTTTTGGCGACATCGAAGCGCTAATAAAGGAATACGTCCGGAAAAATACGGAAAACGAGATCAGCCTTTCGGAAGAGAAAGCTCAATTGGATGCATTGGTAAAAGGCATTGAGCAAAAAGCCCGGGAAGTGGATCCCACCCTGGTCAAAACTGCCGCTGCTGAAGGGCAAAAGATGATCAACAGCATGGAGCAACTGGAAGGCAAACTGATGCGGGCGGAAAAACAACGCCACGACATTGCCATCAACCAGATGCGGGCGCTAAAGGATAAGCTCTTTCCCGGCAACGGCCTGCAGGAGCGCTACGACAACTTTATGGGGTTTTATCTCCAATACGGGCAGGAGTTTTTTGAGGTGTTGAAGAGGGAATTGGACCCTCTGGATAAGCGTTTTACGGTTATTGTCGACCGGTGA
- a CDS encoding cupin domain-containing protein: MHEFIDLEKLPERELVPGFNARLIHTGKVTVAHVRARKGSVLPAHKHFHEQVTNVISGELEMTVGGETVECKPGMAIAIPSNVLHSARALTDCYLIDVFCPEREDYK, from the coding sequence ATGCACGAATTCATCGACCTGGAAAAACTGCCGGAACGGGAGCTCGTCCCCGGATTCAACGCCCGCCTGATCCACACCGGGAAGGTGACCGTTGCCCACGTAAGAGCCCGCAAAGGCAGCGTCCTGCCCGCCCACAAGCACTTTCACGAGCAGGTGACCAACGTCATCAGCGGCGAACTGGAGATGACGGTGGGAGGGGAGACGGTAGAATGTAAACCCGGCATGGCCATTGCCATCCCTTCTAATGTATTGCATTCCGCCCGCGCCCTGACGGATTGCTATTTGATTGATGTTTTTTGTCCGGAAAGGGAGGATTATAAGTAG
- a CDS encoding acetyl-CoA carboxylase carboxyltransferase subunit beta translates to MGWFKRLKDGIQTATRNKKEAPEGLWYKCRECKETSTVKELKENFYKCPQCNYHVRITSYDYFELLFDGNYEELFNSLVSKDHLHFTDLRPYTERLKEARKKTGLTDAISVARGKVNRRPLVIAAMDFKFIGGSMGSVMGEKIAMSIDHCIESRTPLMILSKSGGARMMESAFSLMQMAKTSAKLTQLARARIPYFSFLTDPTTGGVTASFAMLGDINFAEPKALIGFAGPRVIKETIKKELPEGFQTSEFLLEHGFLDFIVDRKNLKETISDLLYFFDNN, encoded by the coding sequence ATGGGTTGGTTTAAACGACTAAAAGACGGCATTCAGACGGCTACCCGGAACAAAAAAGAGGCGCCGGAAGGGCTCTGGTACAAGTGCAGGGAGTGTAAAGAGACCTCAACGGTCAAAGAGCTGAAAGAGAATTTTTATAAATGCCCCCAGTGCAATTACCACGTCCGGATCACCTCCTACGATTATTTTGAACTTCTTTTCGACGGCAATTACGAGGAACTATTCAACAGCCTGGTTTCTAAAGACCACCTTCATTTCACGGACCTCCGGCCTTACACCGAACGCCTGAAAGAAGCCCGGAAAAAAACAGGGCTGACCGATGCGATTTCTGTAGCCCGGGGAAAAGTGAACCGGCGCCCGCTGGTCATTGCCGCTATGGATTTTAAATTCATCGGCGGCTCCATGGGCTCGGTGATGGGAGAGAAGATCGCCATGTCGATCGACCATTGTATCGAGTCCCGCACTCCGCTTATGATCCTTTCCAAATCGGGAGGGGCCAGAATGATGGAATCGGCCTTTTCCCTGATGCAAATGGCGAAGACTTCCGCCAAATTGACTCAGTTGGCCAGGGCCAGGATACCTTATTTTTCTTTCCTGACCGACCCGACCACGGGGGGCGTGACGGCCTCCTTCGCCATGCTGGGCGACATCAATTTCGCCGAGCCGAAGGCGCTGATCGGCTTCGCCGGGCCGAGGGTCATCAAGGAAACGATCAAGAAAGAGTTGCCGGAGGGGTTCCAGACCTCGGAATTCCTGTTGGAGCATGGCTTCCTGGATTTTATCGTCGACCGGAAAAACCTCAAGGAAACCATCTCCGACTTGCTCTACTTTTTTGACAACAATTGA